One genomic window of Arachis hypogaea cultivar Tifrunner chromosome 8, arahy.Tifrunner.gnm2.J5K5, whole genome shotgun sequence includes the following:
- the LOC112706879 gene encoding arogenate dehydratase 3, chloroplastic, giving the protein MTTLTQPPSNTLSLNYLLKQRSKWAGPNRVKCVYAFEPTSFGIGSNRVDWQSSCAILSSKVFSEEKSSSSSNSAGNNNSAADNIAAVNGHKTAVTDLNLVPINGSGDNAKSLPPKPLTISDLSPAPMHGSQLRVAYQGVPGAYSEAAAGKAYPKCEAIPCDQFEVAFQAVELWIADRAVLPVENSLGGSIHRNYDLLLRHRLHIVGEVQLPVHHCLLALPGVRKEYLSRVISHPQALAQCEHTLTKLGLNVVREAVDDTAGAAEFVAVNCLRDTAAIASARAAELYGLQVLADGIQDDPSNVTRFVMLAREPIIPRTDRPFKTSIVFAHDKGTSVLFKVLSAFAFRNISLTKIESRPHRNRPIRLVDDANVGTAKHFEYLFYVDFEASMADVRAQNALAEVQEFTSFLRVLGSYPMDMTPWTPSSRGN; this is encoded by the coding sequence ATGACCACCCTAACGCAGCCACCTTCTAATACTCTCAGTCTCAACTACCTCCTAAAACAGCGTTCCAAATGGGCCGGCCCGAACCGCGTTAAATGCGTTTATGCCTTCGAACCCACCAGCTTCGGAATCGGCTCCAACCGAGTTGACTGGCAGAGCTCCTGCGCCATTTTATCCAGCAAAGTCTTCTCGGAGGaaaaatcttcttcttcctctaattCCGCCGGAAACAACAACTCTGCTGCTGATAACATCGCCGCTGTTAACGGCCACAAAACAGCTGTTACGGACCTTAATCTCGTCCCGATTAACGGCAGCGGAGACAACGCCAAGTCGCTGCCTCCCAAGCCGCTAACGATTTCTGACCTCTCGCCGGCTCCGATGCACGGTTCGCAGCTTCGCGTGGCATACCAGGGCGTTCCTGGCGCATACTCCGAGGCCGCCGCTGGAAAAGCTTACCCTAAGTGTGAGGCCATACCTTGCGACCAGTTCGAGGTGGCGTTCCAGGCAGTGGAGCTCTGGATTGCCGACCGCGCTGTACTCCCAGTTGAAAACTCCCTTGGCGGATCGATCCACCGGAACTACGATCTCCTCCTCCGCCACCGCCTTCACATCGTTGGCGAGGTACAGCTCCCTGTCCACCACTGCCTCCTCGCTCTCCCCGGCGTACGAAAGGAGTACCTCAGCCGCGTAATCTCGCACCCTCAAGCTCTAGCTCAGTGTGAGCACACTCTCACAAAGCTCGGCCTCAACGTGGTTCGCGAGGCTGTCGACGACACCGCGGGTGCTGCAGAGTTCGTGGCAGTCAACTGCCTCCGCGACACGGCGGCAATTGCGAGCGCTCGCGCGGCAGAGCTGTATGGACTCCAAGTTTTAGCGGACGGGATCCAAGACGACCCGAGCAACGTAACCCGATTCGTGATGCTAGCACGAGAACCGATAATTCCTCGTACGGACAGGCCGTTCAAGACAAGCATTGTTTTTGCGCACGATAAGGGCACTTCGGTACTTTTCAAGGTGCTATCGGCGTTCGCCTTCAGAAACATAAGCTTGACGAAGATCGAGTCGCGGCCACACAGGAACCGTCCGATAAGGCTCGTGGATGATGCGAACGTTGGAACGGCGAAGCACTTTGAGTATCTATTCTACGTTGATTTTGAGGCGTCTATGGCGGATGTTAGGGCTCAGAATGCCTTGGCAGAGGTGCAGGAATTCACCTCTTTCTTGAGAGTCTTGGGTAGTTATCCTATGGACATGACTCCTTGGACACCCTCTTCGAGAGGAAATTAg